Proteins from one Monodelphis domestica isolate mMonDom1 chromosome 6, mMonDom1.pri, whole genome shotgun sequence genomic window:
- the LOC130453515 gene encoding E3 ubiquitin-protein ligase Hakai-like yields MHHPHPSMPPPQHYSPPPLPPPPMSHPMQNPPQAAGNPHMVYSQGPPPTTILPPGHIIAQMSLYMNPPPPLGPPPSQHGGPTVCAPPPHYYNPNALPQFPEDLGTLSPPFTESWNIPRMQGLPPKHPALHHTQQMTCRPDFP; encoded by the coding sequence atgcATCACCCTCATCCTAGTATGCCTCCACCACAACATTATTCACCACCACCTCTTCCTCCACCACCAATGAGCCATCCAATGCAGAATCCTCCCCAGGCAGCAGGTAATCCTCATATGGTTTATAGCCAAGGTCCTCCTCCAACAACTATCCTACCCCCTGGACACATCATTGCCCAGATGTCTCTATACATGAATCCTCCTCCTCCACTAGGACCTCCTCCCTCTCAACATGGTGGTCCCACTGTATGTGCTCCCCCTCCTCACTACTATAACCCCAACGCTTTGCCACAGTTCCCTGAAGATCTAGGAACTCTGAGCCCTCCATTCACAGAGTCTTGGAATATTCCAAGAATGCAGGGGCTGCCCCCTAAACACCCAGCACTACATCATACTCAGCAGATGACATGTAGACCAGATTTCCCATGA